The Megalobrama amblycephala isolate DHTTF-2021 linkage group LG1, ASM1881202v1, whole genome shotgun sequence genome segment tttttcccttaaaatgatacattttctcagtttaaacatttgatatgtcatctatgttgtattctgaataaaatattgaaatttgaaacttccacatcattgcattctgtttttattcacaatttgtacagtgtcccaacttttttggaatcaggtttgtagtTTGACCAACTAGCACTTAGTTAGGGctaatcagtcttacttttctGATTCAAATTAGGCTgatctacctttttatgtaactgactttaCAAATTTAGTACcagtcttgaagaaaaaaatagattACTTTAgttttaagactagtctaagcagtttatgcaactggccacagctctttgtctgttatggaggccagcagaaggaaAAGGCTGTCTCTAAGCAGaggttggcccactggatagtgcaTGCCATCGTCTTGGTGTATCTAGCTTAAGACAAGCTGTGGCCCCTAAGCGTGAGAGCCCACTCTACTTGGAGTGTTGCCTCCTCTTGGGTGTTGGTGCATGGCACCTCGCTGACAGacatctgtagagctgcggactgggcgacacctaacacattTGCAAGGTTTTACAATCTCTGCATAGATGTTTCTTCCATGGTACAGCTTCCCTGTCAGTGAGCCCTTGTCTTTTCATTGGCAGAGTCCACTTTGGCGGTATTGACTCCACCATAGCAAAGCTGAATCTACCACAGAGatcttccatatgtagcactGCCCTAGTGGTCAGTCCATATGTGAAACTCCACATATTACCTCCCTACAGGCAGGATGTGGTCTCCGTAGCATTCCTTTCTGTTCAGAATAGGCACGCTTTCCCAGTGTTATCCAATCAGTCTCACTGTGTGGGTCAAAAGGAACAGCAGTCTCTCTCTGAGTAAAGCCCTGTCCTTTCTTCCATCCCCAGAGGTGCAGGGGGTACAGGCAGCTTATTCGGGGCACTGGAAGGGACAGCAATCATGGCATCTTGGtagggatcccaattcgtcagtTCAGTTCTGAATCTTCTGATGTAATGTTGAACGTGACTGACTAATAGGGAACATCTAGGTTACAAGCGTCCCACCGCCACGATTGCTGTACCACCACTGAACGGCTGGGACACCATCTCGTCTCCTCAGCGCAAATCTTAAATGAGTGAGTGCTGCTCAATTTCTTATATACCCGCCGAGCAGGGAGTGGTTCATGATGCAAATCTCACTTGCCAAtgtccattggcttgttttctTTACACTTGAAGGTGATTGGGATCTCAGATGAGATCCCAATTCATCAGTTTAGTTCTGACATAACGTCTcaattccctccttcagggaatggGATTTACATTACTAACCTAGACATTTTTTCATCCACAGCATAAagagatctcattgatttattGCTATTTTAACTTTCCCAAAATATCAGTTTCTCTTGATGGGACACAAATGTCTGAATGACACACTTAATGTTTGTAGTTGATACTGTTAAACACTGATGATAAAAATTACTGTGAAACTAATAACAGCACTGACAGTGATCAGAGGAAAATGTCTGatgtgtttgatcaacaggacgagtgtcataattcataataatctgTGTACGGTTCACTCTTGATCATTATATGAACATCAGAATAAAAGCAGCTGTTGATTGTGTCTCATCAGCTCCTGTGATCCTGGATCCAAATACGGGTCATCCACGCCTTGTCCTGTCTGATGATCTGACCAGTGTAAGACTCAGCCTGGACAATCAACCTGTTCCTGataatccagagagatttgacaTCTATCAGTGTGTTCTGGGTTCAGAGGGttttaactcaggaacacactgCTGGGATGTGGAGGTTAAAGAGAGTTCATGGTGGAGTCTCGGAGTAACTACAGCATCAAACCACAGGAAGGGACGTGTTTTCTTTAACACTGATGTCTGGAGTGTGTGGTATGATCCGTACGGAGTGGATGAACGATTTGGTTTTCGTGTTAAACAGAAGCTTGATCATGTGAGAGTGTATCTGGACTATGACAGAGGAACGGTGTCATTCTCTAATCCTGTAACTAACACACatctacacacattcacaacCACCTTCACTGACACACTCTTTCCACTCTTCTGTATGTATAGTTTACCCTCTCTGAGGATCTTGCCGGTCAATAGTCAATAAATGTTATACCTGTAGGTCTAGGTCTTCCTGCTTTCATCATGTTTCCAATATTTAATCCATATCACATGAGTAAGATTGCTGTTGATTTGAATATCAGTATGGTTTGATATGACTTGTCTGTGGTTTATTGATACAACATatcaataaacaagaagttttttgttgtaaatgaataattatttcaGTCTATAGAGTTTAAATgatcgtttgtttgtttgttgtaatAATACACAAAAGATtagcattaaatattgaataacattaaataacCAATAATTATTGGAAAATATCTAGATTTCTGCATTGATTACTCATTAAATGTGGTTTGATCAAAATGTAACTTTACAATTATAGACAAGCACTATCTGACTAAACTAATAACACAAATAATTAGACTTCGTAAACATATATTCGTGTCACTGTGTATCCAAAGTGTTATTTTCTCCTGTatgataataaaaaagtttgttCCAGTAACAACCATTAAATGCACTTTCGGTTCTGCTGACTCTCTAAACACACTTTTATTACATGCAAAATCATATGTATGCAAATGTGATTATCTAATGTTATTTCATTTTCATATACAGCATTCACCCTCctcattttcatatattttcacATATTTCTTGCttcataatgttttgtttttgttttcgttttgtttttcctttatgTGATTACATAACTGCTTACATTCTTACTTATTCAGAAACATTTTGCTTAGTTTTGTATCGCCAAGAACATAGAAGATAAAATAATGCACAATCGGAAAAAAATACAAGACATGTAGTATACTATGtatactataaaatataatttaaaagtaaaGCACATGTTTGAATTAATGAACTTAGTTTCAATGAACTTTGTAACTTTGATTTACTGTAGATCAAATGACTTTACGGGAAGCAGAAATTGTAAGACTCCACGCCTCTATATTTAAAGATCAGCAACGATTGGAAAAGCTGCAGATACTTTCAGATTGATCGACAGATCTTTTGTCCTTTATTCAACTAAAGAGTAGCCACTGACTGTGGTGATGTTCTCTAGATACAGGTGAGTTCAGAGTCTGACATGCTGTGGTGTTAATATGACTCTTTATTAAGGGTTTATTAGTGTTTTAGTCTTATTCTGAATGTCTTAGTTCATTTCTGATTTTCTGACTCTACCAACCAAAAGTAAACAGAAAAACTGGCTATTAAAATATAGAATGTAAATACACTAAATGTTTCCTTTGACAGAATTACACTTTAatgcaagttatttttttgtctctaattacaacttttagagctgctgtaaacattttttaaagaaaatcagaAAGCACAAGCTTTTGTATCAGGTAGTTGTTGTGATCAGATGTTGTTACACAGCAGATGTTTTCTAGATTTCCAGATCCTTAGCAGACATTTTACAGATGTACCTGTGCTATCTAGATACTTTATCGATACACTACCTAGATAGTACAGGTACATCTGTAAAATGTTTGCTAAAGATCTGGAAACCTGGAAAACATCTGCTGTGTAACAACATCTGATAAACATCTTAGAAAGAgcagttttacatacattctgAGCCACAAACATCTTACAGACATCTTCTAAATGTCTATATGAcatctgacagatgtaaatgcAGATATCAAATAGACTTCTCAGATGTCCGTGTGCTCATCAGGGTAAATACTATAGTAGAAGATATAAATAGAAAAtagagaaaacagaaaaatagaGATATCGAAATAGGACATGCGTCTGATAATCTACATGTTATTATCATTGCCATTAACAGGAAAAATGTGTAGTTAACAGACACTTTGCATATGCAAACAAAATTGCGTTTTCTTTTTACTTAAAGATAACTTGTGGCTACATGTTACATTATTTGTTATAAGAgctgataataaaataattatttatttttaatctgaGATGCACATCGGAGTCGATAGCCATGTGCCcgtttttcaaataaaactaAATCGTCCACACATAAGATGAAGTCAAGTATCTTTCATGAAGCCcattttcatttagtatacAGATGTTACTATAATTTATGGAGGAAACAAACCAAATTCTCCTCAGATTTTCTGACGATGAAGTATACCACCATATAAAATGCCATATAATCGCCTAAATCGGATTTGTGTTAATGAAAACTGTTCAAACTTGCACGCTTCATTCGAAAAGTCTTTTATTTAATGGATGTAGCATCACGGAAGTGTAAAATGAACTAAGGTCAGTAATGATGAACAAAGATTAATTTTAACTGCCATTATAATATTCTTTATGATATGTGTCATAAAGAATGACACATCTGATCCATATTCCGAGATTACTGAGTTCTACAGGTGAGTTCGAAGTCTGATTGTGACATTTGTGAGTCACCTGTGTTTTCCCAGCTGtcattttatgattattttgctctgtattgaaagtgaaagtgacatgtgaaggccaagttTACTCTAAATAAAATCAACTTTACtctaaataaattgcatttttaaatttaattttaattattcctatatatatatatatatatatatatatatatatatatttttttttttttttttttttttttttttttacaaattatctATCTAATAAAGTATCTATTGCAATATTACTACCTGTTACATGTACAATCTGTTTCTGGACTTGAGTTGCCACTAGTATCTTTCCATGACTACTGATCACCCTCATTATCACCACCAGCTGTGTTCAATCACCCACCTCGTTTGTCTATGTATATAAGCCCTGTGTTTTCAGTCCAGTGTTGTCCAGTATCATTCATGTGTAGTGTGGTTGTCTCCACATTTTACCTGTCTATGGATTACCTTCGTTGTGGATTTATTAAAGAGAGTTATACTTCTATTCTCCTCGTCGTGCGCGTTTATGCTCACAACCAGCTATTGTAACATTATCGCTGTTGTTGTTCagagcttaaaaatataaaagtcacCTCAGATCATAACCAAACTGAACAAGTTCTGATCAAACATTTctatttatgtttgttctgCTTTAATTTAAATCCTATTAAAACCTATTACAACTAAGCAATCATGTTTCATTTCCACATCTTGGGAATACACAGCCctgaatatatactgtatatgtaaagGCCTATTCAGACATCTAGTGGCTACAGTACGGTATTACAGACTATTTTTTAGTCCTTTGATAAAGTGTTTTCGTAGCTTGAAGGCAGAGTTTGCACTGTACAATCATGttgtttgcattttcttctttgaaaacaaaatagcagCAAAATTTCCATGAATTTAAAACGTTTTTCCCCCTGGGCAGCATCGTTTCCACTAGCAGCAGTGATTCAATTCTGATTACGTAACGCCGTTACATGTATTCCGTTACTCCAAAACTCTGGCTGTGGTGCCCGGGGAGACACATATCATACCATTCaaactctctaaccattaggccatgaCGGTTCCAAGGTTCCTTTAAGATTCGAATTTTTCAAGATTTGGCACAATTTTTATGGCGTTTTAGAGTCTCATGTTAGAAAATGTTTGGAACACTAAATAGAGCACTTATAAACAAATCAATTGTGTGCTCTGTGTGTTCATATAGTGAAATGGCAGGAGCCAGTATTTCAGTGGATCAGGATCAGTTCACTTGTCCAGCGTGTCTGGATCTactgaaggatccagtgacTATTCCCTGTGGACACAATTACTGTATGAGATGCATTACAGACATCTGGAATCAGGAGGATCAGAAGAGAATCTACAGATGTCCATTATGCAAACAGACCTTCACACCAAAACCTGTTTTAGGTAGGAATGTGGTGATTGCTGAaatggtggagaaactgaagaagacGAGACTCCAAGCTACTTCTCCTGCACTGAACATTTCCACTAGATCTGGAGATGTTCAGTGTGACTCCTGCACTGGAAGAAAACAGAAAGCAGTGAAGTCGTGTCTGGAGTGTCGCAGCTCTTACTGTCAAAATCACCTTGAACAGCATGAGAATCTCTTCAGTAAAAGACACAATCTGATGGAcgccactggacgactgcaggagatgatctgcccTCAACATGATAAAATGCTGGAAATTTACTGCCATACTGACCAGCGGTGTATCTGTGTGCTGTGTTTGATGGAGGAACACAAAGATCATGACACTGTATCAACTGCAGCAGAACGGAAAGAAAAACAGGTACTGCTATAACAGTATAATGCAAAGCTTCtctcatttattttgtattttttaggtatgcaccgataattctttatatttgaaagatacattggctgataaatctaaatccaaattttgaTATACTTTCAGAGCCTGATaacaaaaaaaagattaataaatcttataagcaacatagtgtggcccagatccggccacatctggaccagatgtgggccagatctgggccaacATTATGTTCCTGTCAGGGTAGTTAATGTGAATCTCAACATTTTCCAAGACATTTTTAAGATCGAAAGTTGGatatgttaacattagttaacgcactgtgaactaacatgaacacacatattttattaactaacattaacaaaggttatTGCTCTCTGTTAGTTCATgctagttaatgcattaacaaataAGATaccaaaaaaaatcacaataaaagtgccagttattaataataatgcctcaatgtatttgaaaaaaaaaacttttttaatattacagtaatagtaaacatctttaatattaagctactttttcaaattaaatcattacTGTTTGAGCTGCATGTGCTGAAGCTAAGGCTGAATGAACACCCGTAAACTGAAGCGCTTCGCTAGAAGGTTAGTTAACTGTTGCTGAATCATTGCAACTAAACCCAAAGaatttacaacattttattacaatagtacatacaattataatgttatgtatgCAATCCCAATCATAGTTATTATTGTtttgcattgctgtttgagTGTGTGAGATTCATACACTGTAGGTGTATGAAAAGGTATGGTGCTGTCACTGGGGCTGTATACAAAGAcaaaaaggtactaatatgtacctttaaggtacaaatatgcacttttaaagtactaatatgtacctttaaggtactaatatgcaccatTTAGGGGTAAGTAAGGTACAGAGATGtaccttttcacttttgtaccttagggtacagccccagtgacagcaccgtacctttttttctgacagtgtatgCTGATTCTTGAAATCTGTGTGTTTCTAAATGGAGTTGTTcaaagtgttttgtttgttttttttttgtttttttttttatatcagaacaactttaaaaaatcattatgaTTATATTGAAAATGCCAGATCTTAAGTTGTAGAATCACAGGGCTGCAGTAATCAGTAATGTAAATCTGCCGCAGAGATTAGGCTTTAAATGAGATCAGTGATTCATCACATGATGATTGtcaaaacataaccaacaacacaTTATTTCTTGTCTTGTatggctgttataactcagttacagcaACCAGACAaaatctaatgttaaaaagtcaagagtcaagagcccaactacaacaaacactgatcaccataatggtgactaACATTTGActctttctttaaaaattcacaatatagatgattttattgttttttgacCAAAAGCAGCCTTGATAAGCATAAGAcactttttcaaaaacatttaaaagtcttatggacaaaaaaaaaaaaaaaaaactttagtgTTGACTTTTGTTTTCTGCAGAGACATTTGGAGGAGAAACAGAGAAAATTCCAGCAGAGaatccagcagagagagaaagatcttcagcagctgagagaggctgtggcTTCTCATAAGGTGAGTTTGGAGAAGAAGTTTGAGTCTCAGTTTGGACTTTCCTCCAGTGCTGGAGCTCTTCTAGTCCTACTGAAGtcactgtgtgattgtgatgtgtgtaaCAGAGCTCTGCACAGACcgcagtggaggacagtgagaggatcttcactgagctcatccgctccattgagagacGTCGCTCTGAGGTGATTcagctgatcagagatcaggaacgAGCTGCAGTGAGTCGAGCAGAAGGACTCTTGGAGCAAATAgagcaggagatcaatgatctgaggaaGAGAGACACTGAGATGAAGCAGCTTTTAGAGATAGatgatcattttcatttccttCAGGTAACACAGATCCTCTCAAACATTGAGGTTTTAACCAGCTTCTGCAATTACagagagtttttgtttttgtctttgcaTTTGTAGAGTTTGCCATCTGTCTCTGGATTAACAGGCTTAGCTCTCAATTCTCATCTGTCTCTTGATGCTATAGTGAAAACTATGTTTCAGCTCAGAGACAAATTGCACCAGTTCTCCAGAGAGACTATAGAAAACATATCTGGAAGAGGTAAATACAAATTTATTCTCAGAAATGAGTTCAGCactattcattaaatatatattaattaattaaattaaactgcAGATGTATTTTGGTTTCTGTAGTGAAAACCATCCAGGTCATTGGCACTCCTGAATATCAGACCAGAAAGGAGTTTATACGATGTGAGTTactaaaaaaacacacacacacacacacactatatatatatatatatatatatatatatatagtatatatacagtgggtacggaaagtattcagacccccttaattttttcactctttgttatattgcagccatttgctaaaatcatttaagttcatttttccctcattaatgtacacacagcaccccatattgacagaaaaacacagaattgttgacatttttgcagatttattaaaaaaggaaaactgaaatatcacatattcctaagtattcagactctttgctcagtatttagtagaagcacccttttgatctaatacagcaatgagtctttttgggaaagatgcaacaagtttttcacacctggatttggggatcctctgccattcctccttgcagatcctctccaggtTGGATGgcaaacgttggtggacagccatttttaggtctctccagagatgctcaattgggtttaagtcagggctctggctgggccattcatgaacagtcacggagttgttgtgaagccactcctttgttattttagctgtgtgcttagggtcattgtcttgttggaaggtaaaccttcggcccagtctgaggtcctgagcactctggagaaggttttcgtccaggatatcccatTTCGTCCAGATcccatctttccctcgattgcaaccagtcgtcctgtccctgcagctgaaaaacacccccacagcatgatgctgccaccaccatgcttcactgttgggactgtattagacaggtgatgagcagtgcctggttttctccacacataccgctta includes the following:
- the LOC125270530 gene encoding tripartite motif-containing protein 16-like codes for the protein MAGASISVDQDQFTCPACLDLLKDPVTIPCGHNYCMRCITDIWNQEDQKRIYRCPLCKQTFTPKPVLGRNVVIAEMVEKLKKTRLQATSPALNISTRSGDVQCDSCTGRKQKAVKSCLECRSSYCQNHLEQHENLFSKRHNLMDATGRLQEMICPQHDKMLEIYCHTDQRCICVLCLMEEHKDHDTVSTAAERKEKQRHLEEKQRKFQQRIQQREKDLQQLREAVASHKSSAQTAVEDSERIFTELIRSIERRRSEVIQLIRDQERAAVSRAEGLLEQIEQEINDLRKRDTEMKQLLEIDDHFHFLQSLSSFSLSGSTDGFTVSSHLSFDEVVKSVSQLRDKLLQFCSEETEKISGRVKTIQVILAPEYQTKEEFLQYSHLLTLDPNSVNNSLRPSEGNTVITVDDTNHCYPDHPDRFDCWGQSMCRESVTGCCYWEVEWSGDGRSGVGISVTYKSISRKGNSNENVSGCNDQSWKLFCSPDYCSFWHNNIETKLPVVSSSTIGVYVDHSAGILSFYSVSDTMTLIHRVQTTFTQPLYAMFGFDRHSTVKLCRLTCKLY